Proteins from a single region of Rhinolophus sinicus isolate RSC01 linkage group LG13, ASM3656204v1, whole genome shotgun sequence:
- the SOX12 gene encoding transcription factor SOX-12: MVQQRGARAKRDGGPPPPGPGTAEEGAREPGWCKTPSGHIKRPMNAFMVWSQHERRKIMDQWPDMHNAEISKRLGRRWQLLQDSEKIPFVREAERLRLKHMADYPDYKYRPRKKSKGAPAKARPRPPGGGGSGGSRLKPGPQLPGRGGRRAAGGPLGGGAAAPEDDDEDDDEELLEVRLVETPGRELWRMVPAGRAARGPAERTQGPSGEGAAVTTASPTPSEDEEPEEEEEEVAAAEEGEEETVASGEEPLGFLSRLPPGPAGLDCSALDRDPDLPPPSGTSHFEFPDYCTPEVTEMIAGDWRPSSIADLVFTY, from the coding sequence ATGGTGCAGCAGCGGGGCGCGCGGGCCAAGCGGGACGGCGGGCCGCCGCCCCCGGGGCCCGGGACGGCCGAGGAGGGGGCGCGTGAGCCCGGCTGGTGCAAGACCCCGAGCGGCCACATCAAGAGGCCAATGAACGCGTTCATGGTGTGGTCTCAGCACGAACGGCGGAAGATCATGGACCAGTGGCCCGACATGCACAACGCCGAGATCTCCAAGCGCCTGGGCCGCCGCTGGCAGCTGCTGCAGGACTCGGAGAAGATCCCGTTCGTGCGGGAGGCGGAGCGGCTGCGCCTCAAGCACATGGCGGATTACCCGGACTACAAGTACCGGCCGCGCAAAAAGAGCAAGGGGGCGCCCGCCAAGGCGCGGCCCCGCCCCCCCGGCGGTGGCGGCAGTGGTGGCAGCCGGCTCAAGCCGGGGCCGCAGCTGCCTGGCCGCGGCGGCCGCCGAGCGGCGGGTGGGCCTTTGGGGGGCGGCGCGGCGGCGCCCGAAGACGACGACGAGGACGACGACGAGGAGCTGCTGGAAGTGCGCCTGGTCGAGACCCCCGGGCGGGAGCTGTGGAGGATGGTCCCGGCGGGGCGGGCGGCCCGGGGACCAGCGGAGCGCACCCAGGGGCCGTCGGGCGAGGGGGCAGCTGTCACCACCGCCTCCCCGACTCCGTCGGAGGACGAAGagccagaggaagaggaggaggaggtggcggCGGCGGAGGAAGGCGAAGAGGAGACGGTGGCGTCGGGGGAGGAGCCGCTGGGCTTTCTGTCCAGACTGCCCCCCGGCCCCGCCGGCCTGGACTGCAGCGCCCTGGACCGCGACCCGGACCTGCCGCCTCCCTCGGGCACGTCGCACTTCGAGTTCCCGGACTACTGCACCCCCGAGGTTACCGAGATGATCGCGGGGGACTGGCGCCCGTCTAGCATCGCCGACCTGGTTTTCACCTACTGA